Sequence from the Nocardia brasiliensis genome:
GTCACAGCGGTACCGCAGCGCGCCTGGCGAAGCGCAGTTGAATCAGCGTGAGCACCAACAGGATCGCGAACATCACCCAGGCCAGCGCCGAGGCGTAGCCCACCTCGTAGAACCCGAAAGCGTGCTGGAACAACATGATGCCGAGCAGATAGGTCCCGGTGTCCGGTCCTCCGTTGCTCCCGGTGAGCGCGTACACCTGATCGAAGGCCTGCACCGAATTGATGATGGTGATCACGAAGACGAACGAGAGCGGCCCGCGGATCAACGGCAGCGTGATCGCCGAGAACCGCCGCAGCGCACCGGCTCCGTCGATCCGCGCCGCCTCGTAGAGCGGCTCGGGCACGCCCTGCATCGCGGCGAGCAGAATGACCGTGGCGAAAGGCAGGCTTCGCCAGACGGTCACGATGCTCAACGACACCAACGCCAGGTGCGGGTCGGTCAGCCA
This genomic interval carries:
- a CDS encoding carbohydrate ABC transporter permease, translating into MARRHERAGWCFVAPNVAAVAVFLLFPLGFSFYLSLHAWDLFRPMRFVGLENYRRLLGADPLFPIALRNSALFTVLTLVPTVVLGLGIAAALNRKVFGVGLFRTLAFLPLVASTVAMAVVWRFILTDDGILNLGLGWLGLGPLPWLTDPHLALVSLSIVTVWRSLPFATVILLAAMQGVPEPLYEAARIDGAGALRRFSAITLPLIRGPLSFVFVITIINSVQAFDQVYALTGSNGGPDTGTYLLGIMLFQHAFGFYEVGYASALAWVMFAILLVLTLIQLRFARRAAVPL